One window of the Amycolatopsis mediterranei genome contains the following:
- a CDS encoding GNAT family N-acetyltransferase, producing MGDVEIRPPRPEEYAAAGEVTVRAYEADGHLAYDVGYDAMLRDVARRVEKAEVLVAVDGAGEVVGTVTVVRPGSEYAEISRPGELEFRMLAVAPSARGRGVGEALIKAVFDRARALGLRRVVLSSLDRMHSAHRLYERLGFTRLAERDWRLLPHITLIAYQIDF from the coding sequence ATGGGTGACGTCGAGATCAGGCCGCCGCGGCCCGAGGAGTACGCCGCGGCTGGCGAGGTCACGGTGCGGGCGTACGAGGCCGACGGCCACTTGGCCTACGACGTCGGCTACGACGCGATGCTGCGTGATGTCGCGCGGCGGGTCGAGAAGGCCGAGGTCCTCGTCGCCGTGGACGGGGCGGGGGAGGTGGTCGGCACCGTGACCGTCGTGCGCCCGGGGTCCGAATACGCCGAGATCTCGCGTCCGGGTGAGCTGGAGTTCCGGATGCTGGCGGTGGCGCCATCGGCGCGGGGCCGCGGTGTCGGCGAAGCCTTGATCAAGGCTGTGTTCGACCGCGCACGCGCGCTGGGTCTCCGCAGAGTGGTGCTGAGCAGCCTCGACCGGATGCACAGCGCGCATCGGCTCTACGAACGCCTCGGGTTCACGCGCCTGGCCGAGCGGGACTGGCGGCTGCTCCCGCACATCACCCTGATCGCCTATCAGATCGACTTCTGA
- a CDS encoding amino acid-binding protein, translating to MSFLIRVLLPDSPGTLGAVATALGTVGADILSVDVVERGSGVAVDDLVVELPSGRLPDALITAAESVEGVEVDAVRPYAGVLDTHRELELVEEIAAQPKSGLDILAEGVPRIVRAGWAMIVEYSETGAVRLASSSAAPETPITDLPWLPLERATVLDSEEDWIPETWKELGTELAATPLGKPGKALLVARPGGPNFRAAEVARLAHLAGIVAVVLDG from the coding sequence GTGTCGTTCCTGATCCGGGTCCTCCTTCCGGACAGCCCGGGGACCCTCGGCGCGGTCGCCACGGCGCTCGGCACGGTAGGCGCCGACATCCTCAGCGTGGACGTCGTCGAGCGCGGCAGCGGAGTCGCCGTCGACGACCTGGTGGTCGAGCTCCCGTCGGGCCGCCTGCCCGACGCGCTGATCACGGCGGCGGAGAGCGTCGAGGGCGTCGAAGTCGATGCGGTCCGTCCCTACGCGGGCGTCCTGGACACGCACCGCGAGCTCGAGCTCGTCGAAGAGATCGCCGCGCAGCCGAAGTCCGGCCTCGACATCCTCGCCGAGGGCGTTCCCCGGATCGTGCGCGCCGGCTGGGCGATGATCGTCGAATATTCGGAGACCGGCGCGGTCCGGCTGGCCTCGTCCAGCGCGGCCCCGGAAACCCCGATCACCGATCTGCCGTGGCTGCCGCTGGAACGTGCGACGGTCCTCGACAGCGAGGAGGACTGGATCCCGGAGACGTGGAAGGAGCTCGGCACCGAGCTCGCCGCGACCCCGCTCGGCAAGCCGGGCAAGGCGCTGCTCGTCGCCCGTCCCGGGGGCCCGAACTTCCGCGCCGCCGAGGTCGCCCGGCTCGCCCACCTCGCCGGCATCGTCGCGGTCGTCCTCGACGGGTAG
- the gatC gene encoding Asp-tRNA(Asn)/Glu-tRNA(Gln) amidotransferase subunit GatC, whose product MPNISRDEVAHLAKLARLAVTDDEIDVFAGQLDQILDSVAKVSEVAAADVPPTSHAVPLTNVFRQDVVVPGLSQQQALAGAPAAEDGRFRVPRILGEEQ is encoded by the coding sequence GTGCCCAACATTTCCCGAGACGAGGTCGCGCACCTCGCGAAGCTGGCCAGGCTGGCCGTGACCGACGACGAGATCGACGTCTTCGCCGGCCAGCTCGACCAGATCCTGGACTCGGTGGCCAAGGTGAGCGAGGTCGCCGCCGCCGACGTGCCGCCCACGTCGCACGCCGTGCCGCTGACGAACGTCTTCCGACAGGACGTCGTCGTCCCCGGGCTCTCGCAGCAGCAGGCGCTGGCCGGTGCGCCGGCCGCCGAGGACGGGCGTTTCCGGGTGCCGCGGATTCTGGGGGAAGAGCAGTGA
- the gatA gene encoding Asp-tRNA(Asn)/Glu-tRNA(Gln) amidotransferase subunit GatA, translating to MTELIKLTAAELAGKIHSREVSAVEVTQAHLDRIAEVDDHIHAFLHVDTEGALAAAKAVDEGLADGKAPASPLAGVPLALKDVLTTEGVPTTCGSKTLEGWLPPYDATVTRKLREAGVVILGKTNMDEFAMGSSTENSAYGPTHNPWDHARIPGGSGGGSSASIAAFEAAIAIGTDTGGSIRQPGSVTGTVGVKPTYGGVSRYGLVAFSSSLDQAGPCARTVLDAALLHEVIAGYDPRDSTSIDTPVPPVVAAARQGMTGDLKGVKVGVVKEFGGDGYQPGVLRSFQAAVEQLRALGADVVEVSCPNFVYALPAYYLIAPSECSSNLARFDAMRYGLRVADDGTHSAEEVMSLTREKGFGAEVKRRIMLGTYALSSGYYDAYYGSAQKVRTLITRDFDAAFEQVDVLVSPTTPTTAFKIGERVDDPMAMYLADLCTIPSNLAGNAAMSVPSGLSDEDGLPVGLQIMAPALADDRLYRVGAAYEAARDAAAGGALIHKVPELGGTK from the coding sequence GTGACCGAGCTCATCAAGCTGACCGCCGCGGAGCTGGCGGGCAAGATCCATTCGCGCGAGGTGTCCGCGGTCGAGGTCACGCAGGCCCACCTGGACCGGATCGCCGAGGTCGACGACCACATCCACGCGTTCCTGCACGTCGACACCGAGGGCGCGCTGGCCGCGGCCAAGGCGGTCGACGAAGGCCTCGCCGACGGCAAGGCGCCCGCGTCGCCGCTGGCCGGCGTGCCGCTCGCGCTCAAGGACGTGCTGACCACCGAGGGCGTGCCGACGACCTGTGGTTCGAAAACGCTCGAAGGCTGGCTGCCGCCGTACGACGCCACCGTGACGCGCAAGCTGCGCGAGGCCGGTGTCGTCATCCTCGGCAAGACGAACATGGACGAGTTCGCCATGGGCTCGTCGACCGAGAACTCCGCGTACGGCCCGACGCACAACCCGTGGGACCACGCCCGCATCCCGGGCGGGTCCGGCGGTGGCTCGTCGGCGTCGATCGCGGCGTTCGAGGCCGCCATCGCCATCGGCACCGACACCGGTGGGTCGATCCGGCAGCCCGGGTCGGTCACCGGGACCGTCGGGGTCAAGCCGACCTACGGCGGCGTCTCGCGGTACGGCCTTGTCGCTTTTTCGTCCTCGCTCGACCAGGCCGGGCCATGCGCGCGGACGGTGCTCGACGCCGCCCTGCTGCACGAGGTCATCGCCGGGTACGACCCCCGGGACTCGACCTCCATCGACACGCCGGTGCCCCCGGTGGTCGCCGCCGCCCGTCAGGGCATGACCGGTGACCTCAAGGGCGTCAAGGTCGGCGTCGTGAAAGAATTCGGCGGCGACGGCTACCAGCCGGGCGTGCTGCGGTCGTTCCAGGCCGCGGTCGAGCAGCTGCGGGCGCTCGGCGCGGACGTCGTCGAGGTGTCTTGTCCGAACTTCGTCTACGCGCTGCCTGCGTACTACCTGATCGCGCCCAGCGAGTGCTCGTCGAACCTCGCGCGGTTCGACGCCATGCGCTACGGCCTGCGCGTCGCCGACGACGGCACGCACAGCGCCGAAGAAGTCATGTCGCTGACGCGGGAGAAGGGCTTCGGCGCCGAGGTCAAGCGGCGGATCATGCTGGGCACCTACGCGTTGTCGTCCGGCTACTACGACGCCTACTACGGCTCGGCGCAGAAGGTGCGCACGCTGATCACGCGTGACTTTGACGCTGCCTTCGAACAGGTCGATGTCCTGGTTTCGCCCACGACGCCGACCACGGCGTTCAAGATCGGCGAGCGCGTCGACGACCCGATGGCGATGTACCTCGCCGACCTGTGCACGATCCCGTCGAACCTCGCCGGCAACGCCGCCATGAGCGTGCCGAGCGGGCTCTCCGACGAGGACGGCCTGCCGGTCGGGCTGCAGATCATGGCGCCGGCGCTCGCCGACGACCGGCTCTACCGGGTCGGTGCCGCCTACGAGGCCGCCCGCGACGCCGCCGCCGGTGGGGCGCTCATCCACAAGGTCCCGGAGCTGGGAGGAACGAAGTGA
- the gatB gene encoding Asp-tRNA(Asn)/Glu-tRNA(Gln) amidotransferase subunit GatB translates to MTAVAELMDYADVVERFNPVLGLEVHVELNTNTKMFCGCPNEFGGEPNTKVCPTCLGLPGALPAVNGKAVEGAIRIGLALNCEIAEWCRFARKNYFYPDMPKNFQTSQYDEPIAFNGYLDVTLDDGEVVRVQIERAHMEEDTGKSLHVGGATGRIHGAEHSLLDYNRAGVPLIEIVTKPIEGTGERAPEVARAYVSALRDLLRALDVSDVRMDQGSLRCDANVSLMAKDATEFGTRTETKNVNSLRSVERAVRYEMTRQAAILAEGGSIKQETRHFQEADGTTSPGRTKETAEDYRYFPEPDLVPIAPSREWVEELRGTLPEMPSERRKRIQQEWSLSDEALRDLLNVGAVDLVAATVEAGASPDEARGWWVNTLAQEANAREVELTELAITPAQVAEVIGLVTSGELTNKLAKEVVQGVLAGEGEPRDVVEKRGLKVVSDDSALLAAIDEALAAQPDVAEKIRGGKVAAAGAIVGAVMKATKGQADAKRVRELIIERVGS, encoded by the coding sequence GTGACTGCCGTGGCCGAGTTGATGGACTACGCCGACGTCGTCGAGCGGTTCAACCCCGTGCTCGGGCTCGAGGTGCACGTCGAGCTGAACACGAACACGAAGATGTTCTGCGGCTGCCCGAACGAGTTCGGCGGCGAGCCGAACACGAAGGTCTGCCCGACCTGCCTCGGCTTGCCCGGGGCGCTGCCGGCCGTCAACGGCAAGGCCGTCGAGGGTGCGATCCGGATCGGGCTCGCGCTGAACTGCGAGATCGCCGAGTGGTGCCGGTTCGCGCGGAAGAACTACTTCTACCCGGACATGCCGAAGAACTTCCAGACCTCGCAGTACGACGAGCCGATCGCCTTCAACGGCTACCTCGACGTCACGCTCGACGACGGCGAGGTCGTGCGCGTGCAGATCGAGCGCGCGCACATGGAGGAGGACACCGGCAAGTCGCTGCACGTCGGCGGCGCCACCGGGCGGATCCACGGCGCCGAGCACTCGCTGCTCGACTACAACCGGGCCGGCGTACCGCTGATCGAAATCGTGACGAAGCCGATCGAGGGCACCGGCGAGCGGGCTCCTGAGGTCGCACGGGCCTACGTGAGCGCGCTGCGGGACCTGCTTCGCGCGCTCGACGTGTCCGACGTCCGGATGGACCAGGGTTCGCTGCGGTGCGACGCGAACGTCTCGCTGATGGCGAAGGACGCGACCGAGTTCGGGACCCGCACCGAGACGAAGAACGTCAACTCGCTGCGCAGTGTCGAGCGCGCCGTCCGCTACGAGATGACGCGGCAGGCGGCGATCCTCGCCGAGGGCGGTTCGATCAAGCAGGAGACGCGGCACTTCCAGGAGGCCGACGGGACGACGTCGCCCGGCCGGACGAAGGAGACCGCGGAGGACTACCGGTACTTCCCGGAGCCCGACCTGGTCCCGATCGCGCCGTCGCGCGAATGGGTCGAGGAGCTGCGCGGGACGCTGCCGGAGATGCCTTCGGAGCGGCGGAAGCGGATCCAGCAGGAATGGTCGCTTTCCGACGAAGCCCTGCGTGACCTGCTGAACGTCGGCGCCGTCGACCTCGTTGCGGCCACCGTCGAGGCAGGTGCGTCGCCGGACGAGGCTCGCGGCTGGTGGGTCAACACCCTTGCCCAGGAGGCCAACGCCCGCGAGGTCGAGCTGACTGAGCTGGCGATCACCCCGGCCCAGGTGGCCGAAGTGATCGGGCTGGTCACGTCCGGCGAGCTGACGAACAAGCTGGCGAAGGAAGTCGTCCAGGGCGTGCTCGCCGGCGAGGGCGAGCCGCGGGATGTCGTCGAGAAGCGTGGGCTGAAGGTCGTCTCGGACGACTCGGCGCTGCTCGCGGCGATCGACGAGGCCTTGGCGGCGCAACCCGACGTCGCGGAAAAGATCCGCGGCGGGAAGGTCGCCGCGGCGGGCGCCATCGTCGGCGCGGTCATGAAGGCGACCAAGGGGCAGGCCGACGCCAAGCGGGTCCGTGAGCTGATCATCGAGCGCGTCGGTTCCTGA
- a CDS encoding Gfo/Idh/MocA family protein: MAVIGTGAIAESHRTAFEAHREDVDLVAAADVDEARVAAFCAETEHAKPYRDLGTLLAEQEPDLVSICTPPSLHVEQTKKALESGAWVWCEKPPCRSLAEYDEMTVAEREGGPYAAFVYQQRSGSAAAHFRDLLAGGELGRPLVAHCQTTWYRDAAYYAVPWRGRWETEGGGPAMGHGIHQMDLLLHLLGDWAEVRAMTARLVHDVETEDVSTALVRFESGALATVVNSVLSPDEVSRIRIDCELATAELTHLYGYGVKDWRYTPAPHVAEDAVERWHTPADDVGSSHAAAFAPILAAYRAGRRPPCSGDDGRQVLEFIAALYKSASTGLGVRRGEIGPGDPFYRAMAGTRTGDRG, encoded by the coding sequence GTGGCCGTCATCGGAACCGGGGCCATCGCGGAGAGCCACCGGACCGCCTTCGAGGCCCACCGCGAAGACGTCGACCTCGTGGCCGCCGCCGACGTCGACGAGGCGCGGGTTGCCGCGTTCTGCGCCGAGACTGAACACGCCAAGCCCTATCGCGACCTGGGCACCCTGCTCGCCGAGCAGGAACCGGACCTCGTCTCGATCTGCACGCCGCCGAGCCTGCACGTCGAGCAAACCAAGAAGGCGCTCGAGAGCGGCGCCTGGGTCTGGTGCGAGAAGCCGCCGTGCCGGTCGCTCGCCGAGTACGACGAGATGACCGTTGCCGAGCGGGAGGGCGGTCCGTACGCCGCCTTCGTCTACCAGCAGCGGTCCGGCTCGGCCGCCGCGCACTTCCGGGACCTGCTCGCCGGCGGGGAGCTGGGACGCCCGCTCGTCGCGCACTGCCAGACCACCTGGTACCGCGATGCCGCCTACTACGCGGTGCCGTGGCGCGGGCGCTGGGAAACCGAGGGCGGCGGACCGGCCATGGGCCACGGCATCCACCAGATGGATCTGCTGCTCCACCTGCTCGGCGACTGGGCCGAGGTGCGTGCGATGACCGCTCGGCTGGTGCACGACGTCGAGACCGAGGATGTCTCCACCGCGTTGGTCCGGTTCGAGTCGGGGGCGCTCGCGACCGTCGTCAACAGCGTCCTCTCGCCGGACGAGGTGAGCCGGATCCGGATCGACTGCGAGCTCGCCACCGCGGAGCTCACCCACCTCTACGGGTACGGCGTCAAGGACTGGCGCTACACCCCGGCGCCGCACGTCGCCGAGGATGCCGTCGAACGCTGGCACACCCCGGCCGACGACGTCGGCAGCTCGCACGCCGCCGCGTTCGCGCCGATCCTCGCCGCCTACCGGGCTGGGCGACGGCCGCCGTGCAGCGGGGACGACGGGCGGCAGGTGCTGGAGTTCATCGCCGCGCTGTACAAGTCCGCGTCCACCGGGCTCGGCGTGCGCCGCGGGGAGATCGGGCCTGGCGATCCCTTCTACCGCGCCATGGCCGGCACCCGGACAGGAGACCGCGGATGA
- a CDS encoding PmoA family protein, translated as MSATITVTHRHGEHVSVEAGGVQLMSYVYKPDPVAFESRKPYAHPLRTLGGRHVSGYRPADHRWHKGLQMTASHLSGQNFWGGHTYVPGDWYQELPDRIGSMRHDGFAGITVGRDRLSFAENLTWVANGGDEWAKERRDIVVHSVEPDEGTWALDWGIELTNVRDTPLVFGSPTTAGRELAGYTGLHWRGPRDFGGGRVLGPGDLEGEAMMGAQAPWLAFVGEHDFVDAHSTLVFAHAPENDKAIHESHWFVRAQEAPMVAFSWAYFDEFELPPGESFAYRYRIVVADGAWDRDRVTRYLDGHGWS; from the coding sequence ATGAGCGCGACGATCACCGTGACCCACCGGCACGGCGAGCACGTCTCCGTCGAAGCGGGCGGCGTTCAGCTGATGTCCTACGTGTACAAGCCCGACCCGGTGGCCTTCGAGTCGCGCAAGCCCTACGCCCACCCGCTGCGGACCCTCGGCGGCCGGCACGTCAGCGGGTACCGGCCCGCCGACCACCGGTGGCACAAGGGCCTGCAGATGACGGCGAGCCACCTGTCCGGGCAGAACTTCTGGGGCGGCCACACCTACGTCCCCGGCGATTGGTACCAGGAGCTGCCCGACCGCATCGGGTCCATGCGGCACGACGGATTCGCCGGCATCACCGTCGGACGCGATCGGCTGAGTTTCGCCGAAAACCTCACCTGGGTCGCCAATGGCGGGGACGAGTGGGCGAAGGAGCGGCGGGATATCGTCGTCCACTCGGTCGAGCCGGACGAAGGGACCTGGGCGCTCGACTGGGGGATCGAGCTGACCAACGTCCGCGATACCCCGCTCGTGTTCGGCAGCCCGACCACCGCCGGCCGCGAGCTGGCCGGGTACACCGGCCTGCACTGGCGGGGGCCCCGGGACTTCGGCGGTGGCCGGGTCCTCGGCCCCGGCGACCTCGAAGGCGAGGCGATGATGGGCGCGCAGGCGCCGTGGCTCGCGTTCGTCGGCGAGCACGACTTCGTCGACGCGCATTCGACGCTGGTCTTCGCCCACGCCCCCGAGAACGACAAGGCGATCCACGAGTCGCACTGGTTCGTCCGAGCCCAGGAGGCGCCCATGGTCGCCTTTTCGTGGGCGTATTTTGACGAATTCGAACTGCCACCGGGCGAAAGCTTCGCCTACCGGTACCGGATCGTCGTCGCCGACGGGGCCTGGGACCGCGATCGGGTGACCCGCTACCTCGACGGACACGGGTGGTCATGA
- a CDS encoding cupin domain-containing protein, whose amino-acid sequence MNDFPLPGGIGVSHLRAYDWTAEDGVCGGSPHIHLACTEAYVVTGGRGAVQTLSVGGYAETPLAAGVIAWFAPGTVHRMVQDDGLRVTVLMQNSGLPEAGDAVFTFPPDVLADAGAYAEAAALPKTDDAARQRRDLAVRGYLPLRDALRDGDPEPLRAFHRAAVALVAPKVAEWVPRWQAGALRAAELTGAHLQALADGDGSHLDRSGLRVATPSNPDGYGMCGRRAEYDIPLDQEGLQR is encoded by the coding sequence ATGAACGATTTTCCGCTACCGGGTGGCATCGGCGTCTCGCACCTGCGCGCCTACGACTGGACGGCCGAGGACGGCGTCTGCGGCGGCAGCCCGCACATCCACCTCGCCTGCACCGAGGCCTACGTCGTCACCGGGGGCCGGGGTGCCGTCCAGACCCTGAGCGTCGGCGGCTACGCGGAGACGCCGCTGGCTGCCGGCGTGATCGCGTGGTTCGCGCCCGGCACCGTGCACCGGATGGTGCAGGACGACGGCCTGCGCGTCACGGTCCTGATGCAGAACAGCGGGCTGCCGGAGGCCGGGGACGCCGTCTTCACCTTCCCGCCCGATGTGCTCGCCGACGCGGGCGCCTACGCCGAGGCCGCGGCGTTGCCGAAAACCGACGACGCCGCGCGGCAGCGTCGTGACCTGGCCGTCCGCGGGTACCTGCCGCTGCGGGACGCCCTGCGCGACGGCGATCCGGAACCGCTGCGGGCGTTCCACCGTGCGGCCGTCGCGCTGGTCGCGCCGAAGGTCGCAGAGTGGGTACCGCGCTGGCAGGCCGGGGCGCTGCGGGCCGCCGAACTGACCGGGGCACACCTCCAGGCGCTCGCCGACGGCGACGGGAGCCACCTCGACCGGTCCGGCCTGCGGGTCGCGACGCCGTCCAACCCGGACGGCTACGGCATGTGCGGCCGCCGGGCCGAATACGACATCCCGCTCGACCAGGAAGGCTTGCAGAGATGA
- a CDS encoding Gfo/Idh/MocA family protein, with protein MNQSSIGVLLNGVTGRMGYRQHLLRSVLAIREQGGVALPDGSRVQLEPILAGRNAAKLKDLADRHGLTAWTTDAGSALPDVDIYFDAQLTSAREPSVREAIAAGKHIYAEKPLAETLPAALELAGLARDAGVCHGVVHDKLFLPGLLKLRRLIDGGFFGRILSVRGEFGYWVFEGDWQEAQRPSWNYRAEDGGGIVLDMFCHWNYVLENLFGRVSAVTAKAVTHIPRRWDEQGEAYAATADDAAYGIFELESGVIAQINSSWSTRVFRDELVEFQVDGTEGSAVAGLRRCRVQHRSATPKPVWNPDLPATEPFRDQWQEVPDNAEFDNGFKAQWEEFVRDVVAGRQHRYDFFSAARGLQVAEAGLTSSAEGRRVELKPLS; from the coding sequence ATGAACCAGTCCAGCATCGGAGTGCTGCTCAACGGGGTGACGGGCCGGATGGGCTACCGGCAGCACCTGCTCCGGTCGGTCCTGGCGATCCGCGAGCAGGGTGGCGTCGCCCTCCCGGACGGCAGCCGCGTACAGCTCGAGCCGATCCTCGCCGGGCGCAACGCCGCGAAGCTCAAGGACCTCGCCGACCGCCACGGCCTGACGGCGTGGACCACCGACGCCGGCTCCGCGCTGCCGGACGTCGATATCTACTTCGACGCGCAGCTGACGTCGGCGCGCGAGCCGTCGGTGCGGGAGGCCATCGCCGCGGGCAAGCACATCTACGCCGAAAAGCCCCTCGCCGAGACGCTGCCGGCGGCGCTGGAACTGGCCGGGCTCGCGCGGGACGCCGGCGTTTGCCACGGCGTCGTGCACGACAAGCTGTTCCTGCCCGGGCTGCTCAAGCTGCGGCGGCTGATCGACGGCGGGTTCTTCGGGCGGATCCTTTCGGTGCGCGGCGAGTTCGGCTACTGGGTCTTCGAAGGCGACTGGCAGGAAGCACAGCGCCCGAGCTGGAACTACCGCGCCGAGGACGGCGGCGGGATCGTGCTCGACATGTTCTGCCACTGGAACTACGTGCTGGAGAACCTTTTCGGCCGCGTCTCGGCGGTGACGGCGAAGGCGGTGACGCACATCCCGCGCCGCTGGGACGAGCAGGGGGAGGCGTACGCGGCGACGGCGGACGACGCCGCGTACGGCATCTTCGAACTGGAGTCGGGGGTCATCGCGCAGATCAACTCGTCGTGGTCGACGCGGGTCTTCCGCGATGAGCTGGTCGAATTCCAGGTCGACGGCACCGAGGGCAGCGCGGTCGCCGGGCTGCGGCGCTGCCGTGTCCAGCACCGCTCGGCGACGCCGAAGCCCGTCTGGAACCCGGACCTGCCGGCCACCGAGCCCTTCCGCGACCAGTGGCAGGAGGTCCCGGACAACGCCGAATTCGACAACGGCTTCAAGGCGCAGTGGGAGGAGTTCGTGCGGGACGTGGTCGCCGGACGGCAACACCGGTACGACTTCTTCTCGGCGGCCCGCGGTCTGCAGGTGGCGGAGGCCGGGCTGACGTCGTCGGCCGAAGGGCGGCGGGTGGAGCTGAAGCCGCTGAGCTGA
- a CDS encoding PQQ-dependent sugar dehydrogenase gives MRTRYRSALLAILACGVLLPAGCARFDDTAAGQTFSPAPVPSPESPPEVQGPGADSGSGPKQARPGQSAAPVPPPQGCKDFDPSVIATCLDTVAAVAGLPGDGSTPSALAGERKSGRVLLATSGKDATDFATLEVQAAGDGGLTGLALSPSYVEDQLVFAYITTATDNRVVRFAKGQSPKPVLTGIPKGASGNRGTIGTDNRGALLVATGDAGNPAAAADPNSLAGKLLRIDTSGKAAAGNPNGSLAVAAGLHAPGGVCASADGGRVWVTDRLADKDALYRIQAGQPLATPAWTWPDKPGVAGCADFVDANGSLSVGTALAGNLQNLPVSPDGAISGKPTISLDGKTGKPPLTYGRLAGMSMINPQLAVAGTVNKDGGTPVSSDDRVVLITPATSGGGNSKD, from the coding sequence ATGCGCACCCGCTACCGCTCGGCCCTGCTGGCGATCTTGGCCTGCGGCGTCCTGCTGCCCGCCGGGTGCGCGCGGTTCGACGACACCGCGGCGGGCCAGACGTTCAGCCCCGCGCCCGTCCCGAGCCCCGAATCGCCGCCCGAGGTCCAGGGCCCCGGTGCGGATTCCGGGAGCGGCCCCAAGCAAGCACGGCCCGGCCAGTCGGCCGCGCCGGTACCGCCGCCGCAGGGCTGCAAGGACTTCGACCCGTCGGTGATCGCGACCTGCCTGGACACCGTCGCCGCGGTGGCCGGCCTGCCGGGTGACGGCTCCACGCCCAGCGCGCTGGCCGGCGAGCGCAAGAGCGGCCGCGTGCTGCTGGCCACGAGCGGCAAGGACGCGACGGACTTCGCGACGCTCGAAGTCCAGGCGGCCGGCGACGGCGGGCTGACCGGGCTCGCGCTGTCGCCGTCGTACGTCGAGGACCAGCTGGTGTTCGCCTACATCACGACCGCGACCGACAACCGCGTCGTGCGGTTCGCCAAGGGCCAGTCGCCGAAACCGGTGCTCACCGGCATCCCGAAGGGTGCGTCCGGCAACCGCGGCACGATCGGCACCGACAACCGGGGCGCGCTGCTGGTCGCGACCGGCGACGCCGGCAACCCGGCCGCCGCGGCCGACCCGAATTCGCTCGCCGGGAAGCTGCTGCGCATCGACACTTCCGGCAAGGCCGCGGCGGGCAACCCGAACGGGTCGCTCGCGGTGGCGGCCGGCCTGCACGCCCCGGGCGGGGTGTGCGCCTCGGCCGACGGCGGCCGCGTCTGGGTCACCGACCGCCTCGCCGACAAGGACGCCCTCTACCGGATCCAGGCCGGCCAGCCGCTGGCGACGCCGGCGTGGACGTGGCCGGACAAGCCGGGTGTCGCGGGCTGCGCCGACTTCGTCGACGCCAACGGCTCGCTCTCGGTCGGCACCGCACTGGCCGGCAACCTGCAGAACCTCCCGGTCAGCCCGGACGGCGCGATCAGCGGCAAGCCGACGATCAGCCTCGACGGAAAGACCGGCAAGCCACCGCTGACGTACGGGCGCCTGGCCGGCATGAGCATGATCAACCCGCAGCTGGCGGTGGCGGGCACGGTCAACAAGGACGGCGGCACCCCGGTCTCCAGCGACGACCGTGTGGTGCTGATCACCCCAGCCACCTCCGGCGGCGGCAACAGCAAGGACTGA
- a CDS encoding 2-hydroxyacid dehydrogenase, translated as MTLTVLVPDDEGMTVLAEVPRVLPVRYQWGEPVPPEAAKAQVLIPGKHPPGEQLWRALPNLKLIQLLSAGAEDWVGKVPDGVLLSTCRGAHGGSTAEWVVAALLSIYRKLDVFAAAQREGRWERQSADTLQGKRVLVIGAGDLGQHLRRRLEPFDARCTMVGMTAREGVHGVRELPGLLELHDVVVLMVPLTSRTRGMADAEFLARMRDGAVLVNVSRGAVVATDALVAELTTGRLRAALDVTDPEPPPAEHPLWTAPGLLLTPHVGGAVRGVRGRSYAVAAAEIARYAGGELPDNLVHGEY; from the coding sequence ATGACGCTGACCGTGCTGGTGCCCGACGACGAGGGCATGACCGTGCTCGCCGAGGTCCCGCGGGTCCTGCCCGTGCGCTACCAGTGGGGCGAACCGGTGCCGCCCGAAGCCGCGAAGGCGCAGGTGCTCATCCCCGGCAAGCACCCGCCGGGGGAGCAGCTGTGGCGCGCGCTGCCGAACCTGAAGCTGATCCAGCTGCTGTCCGCCGGCGCCGAGGACTGGGTCGGCAAGGTGCCCGACGGCGTCCTGCTCTCCACCTGCCGCGGCGCGCACGGCGGGAGCACGGCCGAGTGGGTCGTCGCCGCGCTGCTGTCGATTTACCGAAAACTGGACGTCTTCGCCGCGGCGCAGCGCGAAGGCCGGTGGGAGCGGCAATCGGCGGACACGCTGCAGGGCAAGCGCGTGCTCGTCATCGGCGCCGGAGATCTCGGACAGCACTTGCGGCGCCGGCTCGAGCCGTTCGACGCGCGCTGCACGATGGTCGGGATGACCGCGCGGGAAGGCGTGCACGGCGTGCGTGAGCTGCCCGGCCTGCTCGAGCTGCACGACGTCGTGGTGCTGATGGTGCCGCTGACCTCCCGCACGCGCGGGATGGCCGACGCGGAGTTCCTGGCCCGGATGCGCGACGGCGCGGTGCTGGTCAACGTCTCGCGCGGCGCCGTCGTGGCCACCGACGCCCTGGTCGCGGAATTGACCACGGGCCGGTTGCGGGCCGCCCTCGACGTCACCGACCCCGAGCCGCCGCCCGCTGAGCACCCGCTGTGGACGGCGCCGGGGCTGCTGCTGACGCCGCACGTCGGCGGGGCCGTGCGCGGGGTTCGTGGTCGTTCGTACGCCGTCGCCGCGGCCGAGATCGCCCGGTACGCCGGCGGCGAGCTGCCGGACAACCTGGTGCACGGCGAATACTGA